The Agromyces mangrovi genome contains a region encoding:
- the galE gene encoding UDP-glucose 4-epimerase GalE gives MNWLVTGGAGYIGAHVVRALVAEGLGTVVLDDLSSGRRGFVPDGVPLVHGSILDGPLVDRTLHEYEIAGVIHVAGFKYAGVSVQEPLHTYRQNVTGTATLLAAMQERGVERIVFSSSAAVYGTPDVDLVTEDTPKSPESPYGESKLIGEWMLRDQGVATGLRHTSLRYFNVVGSGTSEVYDVSPHNLFPLVFDALIEGRTPRINGDDYPTPDGTCVRDYLHVADLAAAHVVAAKRLADDQPIEPVYNLGSGDGVSVGEIMRAVAEVTGIDFTPEIAPRRAGDPARIVASGDLAARDLDWRMRHSLADMVASAWEARRAASDPTA, from the coding sequence GTGAACTGGTTGGTCACCGGCGGCGCCGGCTACATCGGGGCGCACGTCGTGCGCGCGCTCGTCGCGGAGGGGCTCGGCACCGTGGTGCTCGACGACCTGTCGTCGGGACGGCGCGGCTTCGTGCCCGACGGCGTGCCGCTGGTGCACGGGTCGATCCTCGACGGCCCGCTCGTCGACCGCACGCTGCACGAGTACGAGATCGCCGGGGTCATCCACGTCGCGGGCTTCAAGTACGCGGGCGTCTCGGTGCAGGAGCCGCTGCACACCTACCGCCAGAACGTCACGGGCACCGCGACGCTGCTGGCCGCGATGCAGGAGCGCGGGGTCGAGCGGATCGTGTTCTCGTCGAGCGCGGCCGTCTACGGCACGCCCGACGTCGACCTGGTCACCGAGGACACGCCCAAGTCGCCCGAGTCGCCCTACGGCGAGTCGAAGCTGATCGGCGAGTGGATGCTGCGCGACCAGGGGGTCGCCACGGGCCTGCGCCACACCTCCCTGCGCTACTTCAACGTCGTCGGCTCGGGCACGTCCGAGGTCTACGACGTCAGCCCGCACAACCTGTTCCCGCTCGTCTTCGACGCGCTCATCGAGGGACGCACTCCGCGCATCAACGGCGACGACTACCCGACGCCCGACGGCACCTGCGTGCGCGACTACCTGCACGTCGCCGACCTCGCGGCGGCCCACGTCGTGGCGGCGAAGCGGCTCGCCGACGACCAGCCGATCGAGCCGGTCTACAACCTCGGCTCCGGAGACGGGGTCTCCGTCGGCGAGATCATGCGCGCGGTCGCCGAGGTCACGGGCATCGACTTCACGCCCGAGATCGCGCCGCGGCGCGCGGGCGACCCGGCCCGCATCGTCGCGTCCGGCGACCTCGCCGCGCGCGACCTCGACTGGCGCATGCGGCACTCCCTCGCAGACATGGTCGCGAGCGCGTGGGAGGCCCGCCGGGCGGCATCCGACCCGACCGCCTGA
- a CDS encoding glycosyltransferase has translation MIPSVAAVLVVRGEAPLLERALEAVRGQHRAVDSLTVVACRVPDAALSRIERAEPDHIVTSAQELDYGAALRAGVAAHPEGASDELLWLLDAATIPTPDALRVLAAELETAPSVVAAAPKLVRDDEPDRIASMGESMTRLGASVDLVGGELDQGQHDRLSDVLGTSPHGMLVRRSAWDDLDGLDPALPAVDDGLDLGVRARLAGHRVVVVPAAAVRIAADRDDRRAGAAARRRHRERRSAQLHRRFAYAAWPALPVHWLSLLPLAVLRSAWHLLTKAPGSIPGEWVASARALVLLGPVVAARRRIRRNRGARWSAIAPLRLPPDELRRRRAQERDARRVRARGQREEVHFIAGGGGWTVLAATVASVALFLFLIGSSGVSGGGLQPLAAQVGELWGSAAYGWRDIDTGFVGAADPFAGVLAVLGTANWWSPSFALVLLWIGAVPLSALGGWFAAARLTDRAGIRAVTGLAWAVAPPLLVALADGRPAAVLAHVLLPWLVWSMIAAARSWPAAAVAALLFAAVVACAPSLAPALVLGWLVAAIVSRHPLRYLGIPVPAAVLAAPLVIDQVVRGTPLGLLADPGLPTASGPTGGTALVLAFPADAYAAWAEPLAALTGGTIAPTVLVASMLLPLGLLAAAAVFVRGARAGIGALGIALAGFATAAAAAQVSVATAGEDAVRVWTGAGLSLYWLGLLGAALVTLRAIGRHSAVPGAVALLGVVLAILPVGVAIATGSAAVQPAGPRTVPAFVEAAAAEDPRVATLRLVPQADGGLRAVLEHGAGTTLDEQSTLAATADALDDDQRELAELAGNLASRTGFDTTAGLEQFGIRFVLLGTASDDERRATATEARAATAMDQNAALVPVGDTEFGRLYRTADEGDTTAATAIPVGAGARGARGSSASSSRS, from the coding sequence ATGATCCCGAGTGTCGCCGCCGTCCTCGTCGTCCGCGGCGAGGCTCCGCTCCTCGAGCGAGCGCTCGAGGCCGTTCGCGGGCAGCACCGCGCCGTCGACTCGCTGACCGTCGTCGCCTGCCGGGTGCCGGATGCCGCGCTGTCGCGGATCGAGCGGGCCGAGCCCGACCACATCGTGACCAGTGCGCAGGAGCTCGACTACGGCGCCGCACTGCGGGCGGGAGTCGCAGCCCACCCCGAGGGGGCCTCGGACGAGCTCCTCTGGTTGCTCGACGCCGCCACGATCCCGACGCCGGACGCGCTGCGGGTGCTCGCCGCCGAACTCGAGACGGCGCCGTCGGTCGTCGCGGCCGCGCCGAAGCTCGTGCGCGACGACGAACCCGACCGCATCGCGTCGATGGGCGAGTCGATGACCCGGCTCGGCGCGTCGGTGGACCTGGTGGGGGGCGAGCTCGACCAGGGCCAGCACGACCGGCTGAGCGACGTGCTCGGGACTTCGCCGCACGGCATGCTCGTGCGGCGTTCGGCGTGGGACGACCTCGACGGGCTCGATCCGGCGCTGCCGGCCGTCGACGACGGCCTCGACCTCGGCGTGCGCGCGCGCCTCGCCGGCCACCGCGTCGTCGTCGTGCCGGCGGCGGCCGTGCGCATCGCCGCCGACCGCGACGACCGCCGCGCCGGGGCGGCCGCCCGACGCCGGCACCGGGAGCGACGCTCTGCCCAGCTGCACCGGAGGTTCGCGTACGCCGCATGGCCGGCGCTGCCCGTGCACTGGCTGTCGCTGCTCCCGCTCGCCGTGCTGCGGTCGGCGTGGCACCTGCTGACCAAGGCGCCCGGGTCGATCCCCGGCGAGTGGGTGGCGTCGGCGCGGGCGCTGGTGCTGCTCGGGCCGGTGGTCGCCGCGCGCCGTCGGATCCGGCGGAATCGAGGGGCCAGGTGGAGCGCCATCGCTCCGCTCCGGCTCCCGCCCGACGAGCTGCGCCGCCGACGCGCGCAGGAGCGCGACGCGCGCCGAGTGCGCGCGCGCGGCCAGCGCGAGGAGGTGCACTTCATCGCGGGCGGCGGTGGCTGGACGGTGCTCGCCGCGACCGTGGCATCCGTGGCCCTGTTCCTCTTCCTGATCGGGTCGTCGGGCGTCTCCGGCGGCGGACTCCAGCCGCTCGCCGCGCAGGTCGGCGAGCTCTGGGGTTCCGCGGCCTACGGCTGGCGCGACATCGACACCGGCTTCGTCGGCGCGGCCGACCCGTTCGCCGGCGTGCTCGCCGTGCTCGGCACCGCGAACTGGTGGTCGCCGTCGTTCGCGCTCGTGCTGCTCTGGATCGGCGCCGTTCCGCTGTCGGCGCTCGGCGGCTGGTTCGCCGCCGCGCGCCTCACCGACCGCGCCGGCATCCGCGCGGTCACCGGGCTCGCGTGGGCCGTCGCGCCGCCGCTCTTGGTGGCCCTCGCCGACGGCCGGCCCGCCGCGGTGCTCGCCCACGTGCTGCTGCCCTGGCTGGTCTGGTCGATGATCGCGGCGGCACGCTCCTGGCCGGCGGCGGCGGTCGCCGCGCTGCTGTTCGCCGCGGTCGTGGCCTGCGCGCCGTCGCTCGCTCCCGCCCTCGTGCTGGGCTGGCTCGTCGCCGCGATCGTCAGCCGGCACCCGCTGCGCTACCTCGGCATCCCGGTGCCGGCGGCGGTGCTCGCCGCGCCCCTCGTCATCGACCAGGTCGTGCGCGGCACGCCGCTCGGCCTGCTCGCGGACCCCGGCCTGCCGACGGCGTCGGGCCCGACCGGCGGCACGGCGCTCGTGCTCGCCTTCCCGGCCGACGCGTACGCGGCGTGGGCGGAACCGCTCGCGGCGCTCACGGGCGGCACCATCGCACCGACGGTGCTCGTGGCGTCGATGCTCCTGCCGCTCGGGCTGCTGGCGGCCGCGGCCGTGTTCGTGCGCGGTGCCCGCGCCGGCATCGGCGCGCTCGGGATCGCCCTGGCGGGGTTCGCGACCGCGGCCGCGGCGGCGCAGGTCTCGGTCGCCACCGCGGGCGAGGACGCGGTGCGGGTGTGGACGGGAGCGGGCCTCAGCCTGTACTGGCTGGGGCTGCTCGGGGCCGCGCTCGTGACGCTCCGCGCGATCGGGCGCCATTCCGCGGTGCCGGGGGCCGTCGCGCTGCTCGGCGTCGTGCTGGCGATCCTGCCGGTCGGGGTCGCGATCGCGACCGGCTCGGCGGCGGTGCAGCCCGCCGGGCCGCGGACGGTGCCCGCGTTCGTCGAGGCCGCGGCGGCCGAGGACCCCCGCGTGGCCACGCTGCGGCTCGTGCCGCAGGCGGACGGCGGCCTGCGCGCGGTGCTCGAGCACGGCGCCGGCACGACCCTCGACGAGCAGTCGACGCTCGCGGCCACGGCGGATGCGCTCGATGACGACCAGCGCGAGCTCGCGGAGCTCGCGGGCAACCTCGCCAGCCGCACCGGCTTCGACACCACGGCCGGGCTCGAGCAGTTCGGCATCCGGTTCGTGCTGCTCGGCACCGCGTCCGACGACGAACGACGGGCGACGGCGACCGAGGCGCGCGCCGCCACCGCCATGGACCAGAATGCGGCCCTGGTGCCCGTCGGGGACACCGAGTTCGGACGCTTGTACCGCACCGCGGACGAGGGCGACACGACGGCCGCGACCGCGATCCCCGTCGGTGCGGGGGCGCGTGGGGCGCGTGGGTCGTCGGCATCCAGCTCGCGGTCGTGA
- a CDS encoding O-antigen ligase family protein, translating to MTDVRARISARAGSPRWLGSAIRAWAGFAFFTAFAGQFWRNLLGWWGFGIVAGIVIAGAVVLLVLVRPTWNWRLVPKSAIAFVGLAALSIAWSAYPWTTVLMVAILAGTAIAGVALGLCLTWGEFLRSLARALAWILALSLVFELWVALFVGEPLLPNFVDYGDADVPAAFYWSRDLLFAGGPIEGVVANRNLLGMIALLGLIVFSIQTRTMGHRRDRAIGWIVVSVLTLALTRSATVLLAAVVVAAVLGFALWARRRPHGRLPVYLTAAGSLAAAITAIVVAWGPLLDLLGRSEDATGRLDIWASVQGLIAERPVLGWGWTGYWAPWTEPYAGLAVRNGVEYLQAHNAWLDVWMQLGVVGLVVFAALVLGTLSRSWFAAVDRPAVDFGNGTGYRASSLMPLLLTAALIAQSIGESRILIEGGWMLLIALAFLTKRRRFAGEPMP from the coding sequence ATGACCGACGTGCGCGCCCGCATCTCCGCGCGCGCCGGATCACCGCGGTGGCTCGGTTCGGCGATCCGCGCCTGGGCCGGGTTCGCGTTCTTCACCGCCTTCGCCGGCCAGTTCTGGCGCAACCTGCTCGGCTGGTGGGGCTTCGGCATCGTCGCCGGCATCGTCATCGCCGGCGCCGTCGTGCTCCTCGTCCTGGTGCGACCGACCTGGAACTGGCGGCTCGTGCCCAAGTCGGCGATCGCGTTCGTCGGCCTCGCCGCGCTGTCGATCGCCTGGTCTGCCTACCCGTGGACCACGGTGCTCATGGTCGCGATCCTCGCCGGCACCGCGATCGCCGGCGTCGCACTGGGCCTCTGCCTCACCTGGGGCGAGTTCCTGCGCTCGCTCGCGAGGGCACTGGCGTGGATCCTCGCGCTCTCGCTCGTGTTCGAGCTGTGGGTCGCGCTGTTCGTCGGCGAGCCGCTGCTGCCGAACTTCGTCGACTACGGCGACGCCGATGTGCCGGCCGCGTTCTACTGGTCGCGCGACCTGCTCTTCGCGGGCGGGCCGATCGAGGGCGTCGTCGCCAACCGCAACCTGCTCGGCATGATCGCGCTGCTCGGCCTCATCGTCTTCTCGATCCAGACGCGCACGATGGGCCACCGGCGCGACCGCGCCATCGGCTGGATCGTGGTCTCCGTGCTGACGCTCGCGCTCACCCGGTCGGCGACCGTGCTGCTCGCGGCGGTGGTCGTCGCGGCGGTGCTCGGATTCGCGCTCTGGGCCAGACGGCGCCCGCACGGCCGCCTGCCGGTCTACCTGACGGCGGCCGGCTCGCTCGCCGCGGCGATCACGGCCATCGTCGTCGCGTGGGGACCGTTGCTCGACCTCCTCGGCCGCAGCGAGGACGCAACCGGCCGCCTCGACATCTGGGCGTCCGTGCAGGGGCTCATCGCCGAGCGTCCCGTGCTCGGCTGGGGCTGGACGGGCTATTGGGCCCCGTGGACGGAGCCGTACGCGGGGCTCGCGGTGCGCAACGGGGTCGAGTACCTGCAGGCGCACAACGCTTGGCTCGACGTCTGGATGCAGCTCGGCGTCGTCGGACTCGTGGTCTTCGCGGCACTCGTGCTCGGCACGCTCTCGCGCTCCTGGTTCGCCGCCGTCGATCGCCCGGCGGTCGACTTCGGCAACGGCACCGGGTACCGGGCCAGCTCGCTGATGCCGCTCCTGCTGACGGCCGCACTCATCGCGCAGAGCATCGGCGAGAGCCGCATCCTCATCGAGGGCGGCTGGATGCTCCTGATCGCACTCGCCTTCCTGACCAAGCGCCGCCGCTTCGCCGGCGAGCCGATGCCGTAG
- a CDS encoding GlxA family transcriptional regulator, producing the protein MAGLTYIGTFLPRSRRGPAHAHHRRLHRPPQLAPFEFGVICEVFGIDRTEQGGPTFDFHVVAAETGTVPTKLGFDLVVKEDLSFAETADLVAVPASIIDSPTHPEVLRVIREAVDRGAWVLSVCSGAFTLGQAGVLDGRRCTTHWMYTDALQRRFPRSEVDPDVLFVQDGHVVTGAGTAAGIDAALHIVRTELGAEAANIVARRMVVPPQRDGGQSQFVQRPVPEVRADSLAEVTDWMLEHLDEDLTVDALARRALMSPRTFARRFRAATGTTPTAWLNRQRLLRAQQLLETTGLTLEEIARDTGFGAAAVMRHHFVKVLQTTPTAYRRTFSQRIAS; encoded by the coding sequence GTGGCAGGATTGACATACATCGGCACATTCCTGCCACGCTCGAGGAGAGGGCCCGCCCATGCTCACCACCGTCGCCTGCATCGCCCTCCCCAGCTCGCGCCGTTCGAGTTCGGCGTCATCTGCGAGGTCTTCGGCATCGACCGCACCGAGCAGGGCGGCCCCACCTTCGACTTCCACGTCGTGGCCGCCGAGACCGGCACGGTCCCGACAAAGCTCGGCTTCGACCTCGTCGTGAAGGAGGACCTCTCGTTCGCCGAGACCGCCGACCTCGTCGCCGTCCCCGCCTCCATCATCGATTCGCCCACCCACCCCGAGGTGCTGCGGGTCATCCGCGAGGCGGTCGATCGCGGCGCGTGGGTGCTCTCGGTCTGCAGCGGCGCCTTCACGCTCGGCCAGGCCGGCGTGCTCGACGGCCGCCGTTGCACGACCCACTGGATGTACACCGACGCGCTCCAGCGCCGGTTCCCCCGCTCCGAGGTCGACCCCGACGTGCTCTTCGTACAGGACGGGCACGTCGTCACCGGCGCCGGAACGGCCGCGGGCATCGACGCCGCCCTGCACATCGTGCGCACCGAGCTCGGCGCCGAGGCCGCCAACATCGTCGCCCGGCGCATGGTCGTGCCGCCGCAGCGCGACGGCGGCCAGTCGCAGTTCGTGCAGCGCCCCGTGCCCGAGGTGCGCGCCGACTCGCTCGCCGAGGTCACCGACTGGATGCTCGAGCACCTCGACGAGGACCTCACCGTGGACGCGCTCGCCCGGCGTGCACTCATGTCGCCGCGCACGTTCGCTCGCCGCTTCCGCGCCGCGACCGGCACCACGCCCACCGCCTGGCTGAACCGTCAGCGCCTGCTGCGCGCGCAGCAGCTGCTCGAGACCACGGGCCTCACGCTCGAGGAGATCGCGCGCGACACGGGGTTCGGCGCCGCGGCCGTCATGCGGCACCACTTCGTCAAGGTGCTGCAGACCACGCCCACCGCGTACCGGCGCACCTTCAGCCAGCGCATCGCGTCCTGA
- a CDS encoding DUF5719 family protein produces MRADAAAEQDAAEQDAAEQDAAEQDAAEQDAAEQDAAEQDAASSPEPEPGPRTRPPPPTIRVPTRMPPRPTPGRTSGRTEGRRMIAARTVALVGARIGAGVLALGVCATVAVVAAVEPLPEVSVEPPSVRVLPADSQEVRACAGPLLALAEDSAEATGATALGVPALVDGAFPDGAAIEEQAALAIDVPGADALGGVAWFATAPGEVEPGLLAAASSQGVASERVAGFAAAACTEPVAEAWLVGGAVSVGRTTVLSLVNPGEVAATVRVEVFSELGRLESAGGSLVVAPGTQRVVALSGIAPDARSPVVHVTSTGGRVAATMQQSIVRGLDPDGVAIVSAGDAPATDLVIPGVPRGISGDGDADHVGDDDAVSVVRLLAPGDEDADATVSFHDAAGATLGSLEVALRAGLVADVPVPTLSATVVDVRVRADGPVVAAARATTGDPDDDAGSDFTWYAGAPELVDAVAVAIAPGPSPRLVLASDGEARAVRVTDASGGERVVEVPAGGSASVTVSGGDVLRLDDATGVHAAVTYADATESAAYPVLPPGALDAPIRVYPR; encoded by the coding sequence GTGCGCGCCGATGCCGCCGCCGAGCAGGATGCTGCCGAGCAGGACGCGGCCGAGCAGGACGCTGCCGAGCAGGACGCAGCCGAGCAGGACGCGGCCGAGCAGGATGCTGCGGAGCAGGACGCCGCCTCGTCGCCGGAGCCCGAGCCGGGCCCCCGGACGCGGCCGCCGCCGCCGACGATCCGGGTGCCGACACGGATGCCGCCGAGGCCGACGCCCGGCCGGACGAGCGGACGGACCGAGGGGAGACGCATGATCGCCGCACGCACGGTCGCGCTGGTGGGCGCTCGCATCGGTGCGGGCGTGCTCGCCCTGGGGGTCTGCGCGACCGTCGCCGTCGTCGCCGCGGTCGAGCCGCTGCCCGAGGTGTCGGTCGAGCCGCCGTCGGTGCGCGTGCTGCCGGCGGACTCGCAGGAGGTGCGCGCGTGCGCCGGCCCGTTGCTCGCGCTCGCCGAGGACTCCGCGGAGGCCACCGGGGCGACGGCGCTCGGCGTGCCGGCACTCGTCGACGGGGCGTTCCCCGACGGGGCCGCGATCGAGGAGCAGGCCGCGCTGGCCATCGACGTCCCGGGCGCCGACGCGCTCGGCGGCGTGGCGTGGTTCGCGACCGCTCCGGGCGAGGTCGAGCCCGGCCTGCTCGCCGCCGCGTCGTCGCAGGGCGTCGCGAGCGAGCGCGTGGCGGGCTTCGCCGCGGCCGCGTGCACCGAGCCGGTCGCGGAGGCGTGGCTCGTCGGCGGCGCGGTCTCGGTCGGCCGCACGACCGTGCTGTCGCTCGTGAACCCCGGCGAGGTGGCCGCGACCGTGCGCGTCGAGGTGTTCTCCGAGCTCGGTCGCCTCGAGTCGGCCGGCGGCTCGCTCGTCGTGGCCCCGGGCACGCAACGCGTCGTGGCGCTGTCGGGCATCGCCCCCGACGCGCGCTCGCCCGTCGTGCACGTCACGTCGACGGGCGGACGGGTGGCGGCAACGATGCAGCAGAGCATCGTGCGCGGGCTCGACCCCGACGGCGTGGCGATCGTCTCCGCCGGCGACGCGCCCGCGACCGACCTGGTGATCCCGGGCGTGCCGCGCGGCATCTCGGGCGACGGCGACGCCGACCACGTGGGCGACGACGACGCCGTGTCGGTCGTGCGCCTGCTCGCCCCGGGCGACGAGGACGCCGATGCGACGGTCTCCTTCCACGACGCCGCAGGCGCGACACTCGGTTCGCTCGAGGTCGCGCTGCGTGCGGGGCTGGTGGCCGACGTGCCCGTGCCGACGCTCTCGGCGACGGTGGTCGACGTGCGTGTACGCGCCGACGGTCCGGTCGTCGCGGCCGCTCGGGCGACGACCGGCGACCCCGACGACGACGCCGGCAGCGACTTCACCTGGTACGCCGGCGCGCCGGAGCTGGTGGACGCGGTCGCGGTGGCGATCGCACCGGGGCCGTCGCCGCGTCTCGTGCTCGCGAGCGACGGGGAGGCCCGCGCGGTGCGCGTCACCGACGCATCGGGCGGGGAGCGCGTCGTGGAGGTGCCCGCGGGCGGCTCGGCGAGCGTGACCGTGTCGGGCGGCGACGTGCTCCGTCTCGACGACGCGACCGGCGTGCACGCCGCCGTCACGTACGCGGATGCCACGGAGTCGGCCGCGTACCCGGTGCTGCCGCCGGGCGCGTTGGACGCGCCGATCCGCGTCTACCCGCGCTGA
- a CDS encoding acyl-CoA dehydrogenase family protein: MTLEPLASDFYAYESLLSEPEREALAKLRAWLETDVRPIMDDYWERGEFPMQLVKPLADTGALSFSWDETAPFENSAVFRGFVALELARVDASICTFVGVQNGLATGALAVAGSPEQRQEWIPKLASGEVIGAFGLTEPLSGSDSARGLRTTARREGDEWVLNGEKRWIGNATFSDITIIWAKDVADGQVKGFIVPTDTPGYRASKIEGKISLRPVQNADIVLEDVRVPERLRLQRADSFRATASVLRLTRAEVAWSAVGVAIGAYEAALEYAKTREQFGKPIASHQLVQDLLVKCLGNITASLGMVVRVSEMLDRGEQRDEHSALAKSYATARMRETVAWAREAMGGNGIVLEHGAARFFADAEALYSYEGTREMNTLIVGRAITGSAAFA; encoded by the coding sequence ATGACCCTCGAGCCCCTCGCCAGCGACTTCTACGCATACGAGAGCCTGCTCTCGGAGCCCGAGCGCGAGGCGCTCGCGAAGCTGCGCGCGTGGCTCGAGACCGACGTGCGGCCGATCATGGACGACTACTGGGAGCGCGGCGAGTTCCCGATGCAGCTCGTGAAGCCGCTCGCCGACACCGGCGCACTGTCGTTCTCGTGGGACGAGACGGCGCCGTTCGAGAACTCCGCGGTCTTCCGCGGCTTCGTCGCCCTGGAACTCGCCCGGGTGGACGCCTCGATCTGCACCTTCGTCGGTGTGCAGAACGGGCTCGCGACCGGCGCGCTCGCGGTCGCCGGCTCTCCCGAGCAGCGACAGGAGTGGATCCCGAAGCTCGCATCCGGCGAGGTGATCGGCGCATTCGGCCTGACCGAGCCGCTGTCCGGCTCCGACTCCGCGCGCGGCCTGCGCACGACCGCGCGCCGTGAGGGCGACGAGTGGGTGCTGAACGGCGAGAAGCGGTGGATCGGCAACGCGACCTTCTCGGACATCACGATCATCTGGGCGAAGGATGTCGCCGACGGCCAGGTCAAGGGATTCATCGTGCCGACCGACACCCCCGGCTACCGCGCGTCGAAGATCGAGGGCAAGATCAGCCTCCGACCGGTGCAGAACGCCGACATCGTGCTCGAGGACGTGCGCGTGCCCGAGCGCCTGCGACTGCAGCGTGCCGACTCGTTCCGCGCGACCGCCTCGGTGCTGCGCCTCACCCGTGCCGAGGTCGCCTGGAGCGCCGTCGGCGTCGCGATCGGCGCCTACGAGGCCGCGCTCGAGTACGCGAAGACGCGCGAGCAGTTCGGCAAGCCGATCGCGTCGCACCAGCTCGTGCAGGACCTGCTGGTGAAGTGCCTCGGCAACATCACCGCCTCGCTCGGCATGGTCGTGCGCGTCTCGGAGATGCTCGACCGCGGCGAGCAGCGCGACGAGCACTCGGCGCTCGCGAAGTCGTATGCCACCGCCCGCATGCGGGAGACCGTCGCCTGGGCGCGCGAGGCGATGGGCGGCAACGGCATCGTGCTCGAGCACGGCGCCGCGCGGTTCTTCGCCGATGCCGAGGCGCTGTACTCCTACGAGGGCACGCGCGAGATGAACACGCTCATCGTCGGGCGGGCGATCACGGGCAGCGCCGCGTTCGCCTGA
- the manA gene encoding mannose-6-phosphate isomerase, class I: protein MFVPIGNTPRDYAWGSHTAIADLLGSAASGGPEAELWLGAHAGSPARIVADAPEGVDDLRSWIGSAPEQALGPDLARRGARLPFLLKVLAADAPLSLQAHPDLDRARLGFAREEEAGIAVDAFDRNYRDAFHKPELIVAVSETFDALCGFRPVAEALAIVDELGAADAAGDDPQPAALDLLRARLTGDDGLREAVEWLLRDGRGEDTGEVSWLVERVVALSAVRAADPASPFRAAFATVGFLAAHYPGDPGIVISLLLNHVTLRRGEALYLPAGNMHAYLRGLGIELMAESDNVLRGGLTPKHIDIEELVDVLDFSPLPVPYLRPEQPGAGVQTFRPDVPDFVLHQVRAADASETPIPLDGPAIALCTSGDVAIAGAHGETTFGRGASVYITPDEGAVTVSGDGEVFIATVGAGYA from the coding sequence ATGTTTGTGCCGATCGGCAATACTCCCCGTGACTACGCGTGGGGTTCCCACACGGCGATCGCCGACCTCCTGGGCTCGGCGGCCTCGGGCGGCCCCGAGGCGGAGCTGTGGCTCGGCGCGCACGCGGGTTCGCCGGCGCGCATCGTCGCCGACGCCCCGGAGGGCGTGGACGACCTCCGCTCGTGGATCGGCTCCGCTCCCGAGCAGGCCCTCGGCCCCGACCTCGCGCGACGCGGTGCCCGCCTGCCGTTCCTGCTGAAGGTGCTGGCGGCGGATGCCCCGCTGTCGCTGCAGGCCCACCCGGACCTCGACCGCGCCCGGCTCGGCTTCGCCCGCGAGGAGGAGGCGGGCATCGCGGTCGACGCGTTCGACCGCAACTACCGCGACGCGTTCCACAAGCCCGAGCTGATCGTCGCGGTGAGCGAGACCTTCGACGCCCTGTGCGGGTTCCGGCCGGTCGCCGAGGCGCTGGCGATCGTCGACGAGCTGGGGGCGGCGGATGCGGCGGGCGACGACCCGCAGCCGGCGGCGCTCGACCTGCTGCGCGCCCGCCTCACCGGCGACGACGGACTCCGCGAGGCGGTCGAATGGCTGCTGCGCGACGGCCGCGGCGAGGATACGGGGGAGGTGTCCTGGCTCGTCGAGCGCGTCGTCGCGCTCTCGGCGGTGCGTGCGGCGGACCCGGCCTCGCCCTTCCGCGCGGCGTTCGCGACCGTGGGCTTCCTCGCCGCGCACTACCCCGGTGACCCGGGCATCGTCATCTCGCTGCTGCTGAACCACGTCACGCTCCGTCGCGGCGAGGCCCTGTACCTGCCCGCCGGCAACATGCACGCCTACCTCCGCGGGCTCGGCATCGAGCTCATGGCCGAGAGCGACAACGTGCTGCGCGGCGGGCTCACCCCGAAGCACATCGACATCGAGGAACTCGTCGACGTGCTCGACTTCTCGCCGCTGCCGGTGCCGTACCTGCGGCCCGAACAGCCGGGCGCCGGCGTGCAGACGTTCCGGCCCGACGTGCCCGACTTCGTGCTGCACCAGGTGCGGGCGGCGGATGCCTCGGAGACGCCGATCCCGCTCGACGGACCCGCCATCGCGCTCTGCACGAGCGGCGACGTCGCGATCGCGGGGGCGCACGGCGAGACGACGTTCGGTCGCGGCGCGAGCGTCTACATCACGCCCGACGAGGGCGCGGTGACGGTGTCGGGCGACGGCGAGGTGTTCATCGCGACCGTGGGTGCCGGCTACGCCTGA
- a CDS encoding WhiB family transcriptional regulator, producing MAVPEYRSGVPDDWFIDPVKLGVPGVRAQTDDDNPLSWQTDALCAQTDPEAFFPEKGGSTRDAKKICTTCEVRSQCLEYALANDERFGIWGGLSERERRKLRRRAV from the coding sequence ATGGCTGTTCCCGAATATCGTTCTGGCGTACCGGACGACTGGTTCATCGACCCCGTGAAGCTCGGGGTCCCGGGGGTTCGCGCACAGACCGACGACGACAATCCGCTCTCCTGGCAGACGGATGCGCTCTGCGCGCAGACGGATCCGGAGGCGTTCTTCCCCGAGAAGGGCGGCTCCACGCGCGACGCGAAGAAGATCTGCACCACGTGCGAGGTGCGCTCGCAGTGCCTCGAGTACGCGCTGGCGAACGACGAGCGCTTCGGCATCTGGGGCGGCCTCTCCGAGCGCGAGCGCCGCAAGCTGCGCCGGCGGGCGGTCTGA